Part of the Oncorhynchus masou masou isolate Uvic2021 chromosome 18, UVic_Omas_1.1, whole genome shotgun sequence genome, AAAATCCTCACGACCAAGTAAAGAATCTTTTAGTGTGTGAACCCCTGTCTGTGCCACATCGTTAAGTTGGCAAGACGAAAACAAACTACAGACAAGATGATTGTTTCAAGATGAGAGGCTCAGCGACGTTAGGATTTTAGCTGATATTGTGTGgaactgtgtgtctctctgtctgtctgtctgtctgtcaggtatgAGGATGGGTTCGTGGTGGGCCGCTCAGACAGCTTCACCTCAGAGACTAAGCGCCAGCCAGCAGAGGAAGAGAACGAGCGTCTGAGAGAGGCGGTGTCGGCGCTGCGCTCGGCCGTGAGGGCGGAGCGGGGTCGCAGGGAGGGGGCGGAGAGGGAGTGTCACGTCCTCCTGGGGGAGTTCTCTCGTCTAGAGTCACGTGTTCTGGTCAGAATCTTATTTCAGTTCCATTTAATATTCATTCCAAAAGGAGTGCCTCTGTTATTCCATTTAATATTCATTCCAAAAGGAGTGCCTCTGTTATTCCATTTAATATTCATTCCAAAAGGAGTGCCTCTGTTATTCCATTTAATATTCATTCCAAAAGGAGTGCCTCTGTTATTTTTATGGTTGCATGTTCTACTAAGTCGGTTCAATCCAATGAGTGATACTGATACTTGTTCTACTAAGTCGGTTCAATCCAATGAGTGATACTGATACTTGTTCTACTAAATTGGTTCAATCCAATGAGTGATACTGATACTTGCTCTACTAAGTTGGTTCAATCCAATGAGTGATACTGATACTTGTTCTACTAAGTCGGTTCAATCCAATGAGTGATACTGATACTTGCTCTACTAAGTCGGTTCAATCCAATGAGTGATACTGATACTTGTTCTACTAAGTTGGTTCAATCCAATGAGTGATACTTGCTCTACTAAGTTGGTTCAATCCAATGAGTGATACTGATAACTTGTTCCTAACTTAAATATAGTAGGGCTCCTAACTCTCCCTCTTTTCTGgaagaataaaaaaatattgagTGATTGGTTTattgactatctgactgactgattgactcattgattgattgacagggTGCAGAGAGCTGCCAGGCACGGGTTCATGAACTAGAGGCAGAGCTCCAGGAACTCCAGCAGCTCCGACGGGCGAGGACCCTCCTCCTGAGCAGCGAAGATGACGGCGTGGGCTTCACCCAGACCCTCCTCAACAACACCCCCGAGACAGACAccctggagggggagggaggagaagtgggtggagggcgaggggaggagggtgaggggggAGGAGGCTTAGGTGGAGAGTCGTTACCTGCCTCCAGCCCCGTCAGGAAGAGCTGCAGCGACACGGCACTGAATGCGATCGTGGCAAGGGACGCAtccgggaggaggagagggagctaCGCGATCCACGCCAACAGCGTCCGTAAGAGAGGGATGTCCATCCTGAGGGAGGTGGACGAGCAGTACCACGCTCTGCTGGAGAAGTATGAGGAGCTGTTAAGGAAGTGCCGGCGCCACGAGGAGTCCCTGTGCCACGCGGGGGTGCAGACCTCGCGGCCCGTCTCCAGGGACCCCTCCATGAAGGACTGTGCCATGGGCCCCACCCCTGCACCCCCACCCTCCCCCACCCAGTCCCCCTCCACCCCCGAGGTGATGGAGAGCATCAGTAAGCAGGTGGAGGCGGTAGATAAACGACTGGGCCAGAGCACGCCAGAGTACAAAGCTCTGTTCAAGGAGATCTTTTCTCGTATTCAGAAGACCAAGATGGACATCAAAGCCACCAAAGCCAGCAAGTCTGGCAAGTCCAGCAAATAAATTCTGATACTGGATTGGTAGTGCAGTGCTTATTCCATGCTCAAAGCGCTTGAGGATTAGAGGAGGAATTTGCCTCGTACTCTACCGATGTGTAGCACTCAGTGTAAGCTTCTGTATGGGGTCTGGTCTCCTGTCTGCTTCACacgaggctgctgaggggagaacgacTCGTAGTAATGCCCGGGAATGGAGCAAATGTAATGGCATTATACTACTGGAAACCATGTGTtagatgtatttgataccattccaaatGATTCTGCTCCGGCCATTCGAGCAACAGGACAGTTTTCACAAACCTAAGGAACCTTCTGTGGACTGCttctgttactatagttaccAATCAAACAATACGCCACTTAAACCAATCTACTACTAATGCTATTAGCACCTGCCGAGCTTTGCCAGTGAGATCTAACACCGCTGCCTTTTGCTACCGTTACACAGGTATGATAACTGTCACCCACAACTTGTTGGACCCCACTATTGTCTGGGCTTGATATGCCcagcctggacacagcccttagctgtggtatattggccatataccacaaacccccaaggtaacttattgctattataaactggttaccaaacgtaattagagcagtaaaaataaatgttttgtcatacctgtggtatacggtctgatataccactgctgtcagccaatcagcattcaggactcaaaccacccagtttataatgagtCGTATGTGCCAGGTACAAGCAGAGGCTAATTTTTCTCCCAAGGCCACTCGAGTGTTGCTGAGTGAAGAAAAAGGGCATGACGTCTTGTGGAGGCTAACTGTCAGTCTGTCATAGCAGTGTTCCCTCCTGGTTCTGGAGGGTCGCAGcatgtgcaggcttttgttccagcccagcattCAGGTATACtgctgggctgggggggggggaaaaGGCCTGCGCAGCCTGAAGTGCTTCAGTGCACGGAGATAATGACACTGTGTCATTGCAATGGTAACAGAACATGTTCTATATTCTAATAAGAGAGAACAAAATGAAGTGGTTTACACATCCACCCTTTCCTAACAGGGAGCCACTCAAGGGGACATCCCATTCTTATGGAACATTGTGCCGATGTCCTTTTGAAGGCTCCTTGGCTTTTCTCTGCACTGTAATGTTTTACTGATTGcacttaaaaaaaacaacaacaaaaaacacacattgcGTATTTATACATGGATATTTACTTAGTATTGCTTGTGTATTTATTCCGTtattgtgtgtctctgtgagcaTTGATTCATGATAACGACACTTATCTGCCAAGGTGCCTATATGTGATTGTATTCATTATTGATAGGCTGCATCTTTAGAATGAAAATCAactcatattttttatttttttatttatctacTCAACCTTTTGGGCTCCTGGGTGGCGAATCAGTTTAAGGCATTGCATGTCAGTGCTAGtgatgtcactacagacaccctggttcaattccaggctgtatcacaaccagacatgattgggagtcccatagggcggtgcacaattggccggtgtaggcagtcagtgtaaatgagaatttgatcttaactgacttgcctagttaaataaaaattaattcAGATGAATGAGCATATCATTAGTTTTATGAGTTAGCCTTTGGCATCACAGGTTAACTAGGCTTTGTCATTGGGGCAAGCCACATAAACTCTCTCATTGAACTAAGGGTCATTTTTGTTGTGGCACTCTGTATCATTGACTTACATGTCTGCTCTGTGCAATTAAAGCATTGGAATGaaaatatgtctctctctgtggattTTGTTATATTACTCTGAAAATGTACATTGATGGTTAATGATTTGATTAATTGGCTGGTGGAATGATTAATGGAGGAACGCACACAGTGGTGGACAAAGTTgctaattgtcatacttgaggtAAACTAAAGAGACTAATGGAAAATGACTTGAGTAAAAgttagtcacccagtaaaatactacttcagtaaaagtatttggttttaaaaatacttaagtatcaaaaataaatgtaattgctaaaatgtacttaagtatcaaaagtagaagTAAATTCCTTATAATTAAGCAAACCAGGTGGCACGattatctttttttattttatttcccccATTTACAGATAGCccggggcacactccaacactcataacttacaaacaaagcatttgtgtttcgtgagtccgctagatcagatgcagtaggtaTGACTACGGATTTTCTCTTTAATTGAGCATGTGCATGTCCTGCTAAGCAGTCAATGTAAtgggtacttttgggtgtcagggcaaatgtatggagtagaaagtacattattttcacgacaatgtagtgaagtaaaagttgtccaacatataaatagtaaagtaaagatacccaAAAAACCACGCACACAGAGGGGTCAAGTTCCTCCGATTTTCATTCACCCGCC contains:
- the LOC135505210 gene encoding cerebellar degeneration-related protein 2-like isoform X2, with the protein product MLGMEEFVIDEEEPWYDQQDLESDLHLAAELGKTLLERNKELEDSLQQIYITNEEQVQEIEYLAKQLEVLREMNEQHAKVYEQLDGTARELELTNRTLVLDSKASQHKIERLTGTIETLQTQVESLSGQVEQLHSLELLRVRREKRERRKSIASFPCLRELCTAPKYEDGFVVGRSDSFTSETKRQPAEEENERLREAVSALRSAVRAERGRREGAERECHVLLGEFSRLESRVLGAESCQARVHELEAELQELQQLRRARTLLLSSEDDGVGFTQTLLNNTPETDTLEGEGGEVGGGRGEEGEGGGGLGGESLPASSPVRKSCSDTALNAIVARDASGRRRGSYAIHANSVRKRGMSILREVDEQYHALLEKYEELLRKCRRHEESLCHAGVQTSRPVSRDPSMKDCAMGPTPAPPPSPTQSPSTPEVMESISKQVEAVDKRLGQSTPEYKALFKEIFSRIQKTKMDIKATKASKSGKSSK
- the LOC135505210 gene encoding cerebellar degeneration-related protein 2-like isoform X1, producing MRARHVFAGFQDKADGGIRVSMLGMEEFVIDEEEPWYDQQDLESDLHLAAELGKTLLERNKELEDSLQQIYITNEEQVQEIEYLAKQLEVLREMNEQHAKVYEQLDGTARELELTNRTLVLDSKASQHKIERLTGTIETLQTQVESLSGQVEQLHSLELLRVRREKRERRKSIASFPCLRELCTAPKYEDGFVVGRSDSFTSETKRQPAEEENERLREAVSALRSAVRAERGRREGAERECHVLLGEFSRLESRVLGAESCQARVHELEAELQELQQLRRARTLLLSSEDDGVGFTQTLLNNTPETDTLEGEGGEVGGGRGEEGEGGGGLGGESLPASSPVRKSCSDTALNAIVARDASGRRRGSYAIHANSVRKRGMSILREVDEQYHALLEKYEELLRKCRRHEESLCHAGVQTSRPVSRDPSMKDCAMGPTPAPPPSPTQSPSTPEVMESISKQVEAVDKRLGQSTPEYKALFKEIFSRIQKTKMDIKATKASKSGKSSK
- the LOC135505210 gene encoding cerebellar degeneration-related protein 2-like isoform X3, with the protein product MNEQHAKVYEQLDGTARELELTNRTLVLDSKASQHKIERLTGTIETLQTQVESLSGQVEQLHSLELLRVRREKRERRKSIASFPCLRELCTAPKYEDGFVVGRSDSFTSETKRQPAEEENERLREAVSALRSAVRAERGRREGAERECHVLLGEFSRLESRVLGAESCQARVHELEAELQELQQLRRARTLLLSSEDDGVGFTQTLLNNTPETDTLEGEGGEVGGGRGEEGEGGGGLGGESLPASSPVRKSCSDTALNAIVARDASGRRRGSYAIHANSVRKRGMSILREVDEQYHALLEKYEELLRKCRRHEESLCHAGVQTSRPVSRDPSMKDCAMGPTPAPPPSPTQSPSTPEVMESISKQVEAVDKRLGQSTPEYKALFKEIFSRIQKTKMDIKATKASKSGKSSK